A single Thunnus thynnus chromosome 6, fThuThy2.1, whole genome shotgun sequence DNA region contains:
- the LOC137184765 gene encoding lens fiber major intrinsic protein-like, producing MWEFRSMNFWRAVFAEFFGTMFFVFFGMGAALRWTTGPHHVLHVALCFGLAAATLIQSIGHISGGHINPAVTFAYLVGSQMSLFRAIFYMAAQCLGAVAGAAVLYGVTPGNMRGNMAMNTLQPGVSLGMATTVEVFLTMQLVVCIFAVTDERRNGRLGSAALSIGFSVTIGHLMGMYYTGAGMNPARSFAPAVLFRNFINHWVYWVGPMIGGAMGALLYDFMLFPRMRGLAERLATLKGSRPPESETQQDTRGEPIELKTQAL from the exons CGTATTTTTCGGCATGGGTGCTGCCTTGCGCTGGACCACCGGGCCTCATCATGTCCTACATGTGGCCCTGTGCTTCGGTCTGGCAGCTGCCACCCTCATCCAGTCCATTGGCCATATCAGCGGCGGTCACATTAACCCTGCCGTTACCTTTGCCTACCTTGTTGGCTCTCAGATGTCTCTTTTCCGCGCCATTTTCTACATGGCCGCCCAGTGCCTGGGTGCCGTGGCTGGGGCCGCTGTGCTGTATGGAGTCACACCTGGCAACATGAGAGGCAACATGGCAATGAACACG CTGCAGCCTGGTGTCAGTCTGGGAATGGCCACCACTGTGGAGGTTTTCCTCACCATGCAGCTGGTGGTGTGCATCTTCGCCGTGACTGATGAGAGAAGAAACGGACGTCTGGGATCTGCTGCCCTTTCCATCGGCTTCTCCGTCACCATTGGACATCTCATGGGG ATGTACTACACTGGTGCTGGAATGAACCCTGCCAGGTCTTTTGCTCCTGCTGTGCTCTTCAGGAACTTCATCAACCACTGG GTGTACTGGGTCGGACCTATGATAGGAGGTGCCATGGGTGCCCTCCTGTACGATTTCATGCTGTTCCCACGCATGAGGGGTCTGGCCGAGCGCCTGGCCACACTGAAGGGCAGTCGGCCCCCAGAGAGCGAGACCCAGCAGGACACCCGCGGGGAGCCCATCGAGCTCAAGACGCAAGCCCTATAA